The segment GCTACCTCCGAACAGTTTTGAGTCTTAGGAACCCTCACCCTTCAATTCATAagccacaaattttcaaaaatatatgtacATAATAATATATGCATAGACGAATAAATATGTTGACATTAGCTTGAAAAGATATTAACATTCAGATCCACACTGGTGAAATCTGGATTTTAGGGGTGGTGTTGATAATTACATTCAACAGGAGGTAATTATAGATTGTCACGACCACTGAAATCATAAATCAGATTACAGGTAACATTGCTATAGAATTTcaagaaacaaaacattaaaaaagatCTTACCCAATGAAACATATGCTGGCAAGCTGACATAAAGGGGACAAGATCTTTTTGAAGAGACCATGTCATTTAGACTTCTCGATCCAACCACACAGTCCCGAGGCTGTAATAACATCAAGCTTTTAAGAATGTTGAAAtcttttaaataagtttggaaGTTCAAATCACATTCTTTTTAGACAGCAATGATAGCCTGTTAACTGAAATACCATGCTAGATCCTGAATTCTCTTAAGCACCCATAGAAATACTACCAACCAACAGTCTCTGCTTTTTTAGTATGTCAGaagatatataaatttaaaaaatgtaaggttgattttattttttaaaataattaatcaatcaaatgTAGAGATGAAAACAATAAAGGTGGTATAAATCAAGACGGCGGCCAATGTCTATTGCTGTCTGATCTGGACACACTAAATAACATGAAATCTTCTTTGGTATAGTTCAATTCAGCACAGGATCTATTTTCAGTAGCATTGAAGAAGCTAACCTTGAAGTCCTTATAGAAGCATAAATGAAGTTCCTCCACAGAGCCTTTTGAGCACACCAGCAATGGAGTCGCACGGAAAGCATTCTCAATGGCAGAAACAATGCCACCAAGAGGATACTTTTCAGTATTAGACGGAACGTATCCAGCATTTTCCAGAATTTGCTGTATAAGAAAATACaaatgataaattaccaaaataagaTCCATGGTGAAAACAATCTATATATTACACAATGGAGGAAGCAACTTATATGTAAAATgtcatatttaaaataaataaataaaacttttctaGGAGTAATCCTATCATACTTTCTGTGTACTAGAATAACCTCCTCAtttccattatatatatatatatatatatacacatgcatACTTACTGAAGAAAAAAGGTGAGAGAGAAGGCTGTATGGAACACTTAATAGAAAAAATGGAAAGGCACCTTACAGGCTGGAAGAGACTTTTATATTTCCATGGCAGGTAGAATTACTTTAATTAAGACCACGTTATCAAATTTACCTACATATAACCTATCCCCAAGGGGGTAGCTTGTCGGATTGAGAAATTACATCAGGATTTCTAGCAGTGTGAAGTAGAGGATGAATTTAAGTTTCATTTGGATAATTAGAGGAAAAATTGTGAACTACTTTaggggtgtgtgtgtgtttgtttggggggggggggggggggggggggcggtgTGTGGAGGCATTAGGAACTTAGTCATTTTTTACCAGGGGAATGGCTTTGGTTAATGCCTTGGAGAGAGAAGCCTTATGCAGACTAGTGGTAGATAAAAAACATGGTACCATTGGGGTTGTGTTCTAATATGGTTATTGGCCAAATGTTGTTAGTGTATGGAAGAATATGGTTTCACTGCATTAGCATTGAAGTGGGGGTGGGCTCTAGTTTCAAGTTCTAGCATGACTCTTGGCATGGCAGTCAATTGTTGAAGGCTAGTTTTGTGAGAACAAAGCAAGACTCGGAATTGGAGTCCATAGTATGTTTTATAAACATAATTTAGGCAAGTAAAGTTGGAAGAAGTTGAGTGGATAAATTAGTTGGAATCTATCTAAAAGAAACATGTTAGAAGTTAAATCATACTACATAATGTTTGTATTTCAGCTAGAAGAGAACATGGAAGACAAAGGTTGAGTTTGGCATTAGcttaaaaaaccaattttttttactattgagcttatttttgctactattcatgggtttcattacacttttggtattattcatgggtcctatTGTATAATTTCAgctattttttagttttatctagACTACTTTCAGCataaagtttttagtttcagctaaataatcTGTTCCCAACGGACTCTTAGCCCCAACTAAAGTGACATTTTTCCTTAGGACAGCAGCTTTTGGAAGCATTTTAGCTATAGATAATCTCAGAAAACAGCATAAATTGTTGTAGATTGAAATTTATTTGGATAGCAATAGTGGATAGGGGAACAAATACATAGGTAAGCTAGATAATGTACTTTATACTAATGAAtcattctttcaaatttttctccttttaggAGTATATGCCTTGTGTAAAAAGCATGACAGACTTTAGGTTGATGTAAATAATATTCAGTTTACAGAAAACGTACTGTGACATTATGTTTGAAATAGACACTGAGGCCTGTTAAAAAGTAGTTGTATTCATCTCGGATTACTGGAAAGGAACACGTCCCATGCTTCTCTGCAAATATAAATTCAGATGAGAATGAGAAGACATTAAcaagagagagaatcaaaataCTTCTTTTGCTTTATCATACATGCAAGTTCAATAGACCTCCCATAATGACCACATAGTTTGAAATCCAATCTCATTATCAATGGTAaacacgtgataagaaacttaGCGCACATGCAAAGGCAACTTTCAATAGTTTATTGATCTTAATCAAGTCAATCTGTTTTAACTGACACCACTCTGaacaaaatctctctctctctctctctctctctctctctctctcttcttctcttatcTCATCCTTGGGGAACAAAAACCATTATTAACATTGAATGACATGAAGATTTACCCATGAAAAATGTAAGGAAAAAAGATAGTTGACATCATAAACCAGCCAAACATGACATTTCATTAAACAGTATACAATCATCAGTATAGATACATTAAACAAGCAAACAATGTGCTTTCCTACAGCTCAGATGTCATTTTTTGCAGAGAGAGATTCTAGTCCAACTTAAATTTGTCTCTCCTAATAggcaaagaaaatcaaaatataaaaaatggagATTCTTAAATGTACAAATTTCAGATTCCAAGAATTTCAATAAATTCCAAGGACTAATAGAGGGTAAGATTCATAGCACCTTCCCCATATcgcctcaaaaaaaaaaaatatatatatatatatatatagataggaGTAAACAATAAACTTTAGCTATCCAATAAATCATGTGAGTGAGCAAAGGTTGAAGATCATTACCCCACTGCCATTGTATATCACCCATTTCAGCCATCCCCAAGAGCATAAGAATGAATAACTGTTAGACCATATTGTGTAAAGGGaagattaaacaaaaaaaaaaactaagtgaACATAAGATGAGGACCTCATGTGCCCAGAATGATCCTTTTCCACCATGGCAGGTTGATGGTGAACCACAACTTAAAGAAGGCCAATACTTCTCCAGATCATCATGCAATGTCGAAATCTACAAATTAAATGGCATTTGTACTaatcatgattaaaaaaaaaaaaaaaaactactctcCTTTTGGACACATCAAAAAAGGTTTCTAGTTTACCAATGAAATTAGAAGTCCTAAAACTAGTAATACAAGTAAGAGAGTTGTTATAAATATGCTCAACATTCAATTCAATGTACATGAAAAACTCAAACAGTTCAATAAGGGAATTATAAGCGTGTTGAGTGTTATTGAAAGACAACATGTCTAGAGTGCTATCATTCCCGTGCATTATTCAAAGCCTCACCTCTTTTACAACCTTAAATCAAACCCTAGTCATTCTTTGGACCCTAACCTTAATTCTTCCAAAGTGGTAAAGTAAACCCTAGATTTTCAACTTCAACTTCTCTTGAACCTAACCTAAGCCCACCAAAAGCACACACATAGATAGTTTTTCTGTAATTTCGGTCATAGAAAGAATGCATGTTAAATGTACCATTTTTTGGGTCATAAAAAGTAGGTTTCTAGTTTACCAACGAAATTATAAGTCCCAAAAGTACTAAATATGCTCAACATTTAAATCAATGTGcttgaaaaattcaaacaattCAATAAGGAAGTTATAATTGTTCTACTTCTTCTCCTCATCTCATTAATTTTCTTTGCTCATTGGTACTCACAGTTATCATTCTTTGGACCCTAAAACCTAACCTAAGCTCACAAAGCAGATGTAGATACCAGTATTCCCTAATTTGTATGTACCAGTTTTTCGTCGAAATTGGATCTGGTGCAACAGGCAGGCCAGGATCCATCATTGTAGTCAGGCCAAAGTCCATCTATCATACAAATACAAAGCATATGACTACAAATCTATAatcagaaaatttaaaataagagaTTTATGTAAAATCAAATTCAATCTGCGATTGCTTTATACTCACGGATTGTGAATTCAGTGGGAGCGTTGGGGCTGAAACAGTGGAAATAGAAATACAAGATGATATAttattactataaataaatatattttcattattcgaatttgaaatttaaaaattaaaaagagagagagagagagagaaagagaaaatataataCCGGCGGCAACAGGCGTTGGAGGAACAGCAATAGCGTGTACGCTGACAGTAGGTGCCTGGCCATTGCAGCGCCAAAGCAAAATAATCGAACTCTCTCTGCGTCTGCGTCTGCGTCTGCTCGATCGCAGAAGCTGAAACTGAAACCACTAAATGTATACTACACACGAAGAGGAGAATCGCTTTGAATTGCACAGAGACGGAGAGAGAAGAACACGCCATTTTCGTTGTTTGATTTTGCAAACCAACCAAGATtctctccccctctctctctcctctcttcctccTATTCCTATTCCTATGTGCTAAACTATATTTATTTCCTCTTTATCTATTCGCTAAAGTAATACTTTGCTTGTGCGCTTCACTTTACTCTCCAAAATGTCTTCAACCTTCtaactaattttaaaatttctctcaaaattcttttttttttttaaataatatatatatatatatttatttatatatatgttttagatactaataaaatagaaagatacTTAAAATAGAACACTTACAGTTTGTGCTAAAAGTATATTCCACCATCAAAATCAAATTAGCTTTATGTCCCTATCCATTAATAATTGTGAGTCATTAACCTCTATAACTCggattctcaacaaaaaaaaaaaaaaaaaaaacctctataaCTGGCTGGTATTGtcaattgaaattttggatGATTTTCATTGAGGAAGTTTGGGGATTTAGGTTTAGTAATGTGtcaaaactatttaaaattttatgaataaattttatataagttattcatttattttatttattttggataattaaaaaaaattgtaagatttaattaaataaatggaCATGTGGTAAAATTTGGTGGAACAAAGAGACAGGTACATAAGATTTGGATTCAACTGACATAGCCTTGACTCTCGagttcaataataataataatagtaattctATTCAGTGTAAACAGATAAATATtagcccccaaaaaaaagtatcaCCAACCACTAGGATATTACAATCTTGAaattaaataccaaaaaattctaagactTCTAAAAAATTACATGACAGATTGTTGCCTATATTATTAATCAACCAATACCATTCATACAAACTTTTCGACATGGATTGTTTGATGACCTGTGTTGATAACCATTTTTGATAATATGGACACAAAAGCTCAACGGCAGATAAGCTCAAACCAAGCCAAGAAAAAGGAAGGAGAGATTAGAGAACAAAAGCAAAGCAATAGGGCCACACCCCTTGGGCCCAAAAAGTGAATAAGTATGGCCCAAGGAAAAAGAATATCCATAAAGAACAAGGAATAGAAAACATTGGCCCATGGGTAATGTGAAAGAGTCAACCATGGTGAAATGCCCTCAAAGAGAAAAAAGGCCCAATAGGCCAAACCGGCAAGAATTAATAGAAAGTAATACGGGAAAGACCCTGAAAGGCCCATGGACCCAACTTAGAAAGGCAAAATGAGGCAAGCCCAACAAGCCCACATCATTTTCCATAAAGGATGAATAGAAGTGGAAAGCCTCATCGACAAAGAATAAAATAccctgatagtttttagaccccttaaaaacacaattgaattaacctaggtaattagccaagttattacttagtccaaattccaaatctaggttattacaatcaaacaatcatatcatgcaaagcagcggaaagataaataacataatgatatgatcacccaagaaaccaaaccggtaaaaacttagagaggatttaacctaattatccttaaggtaaacctgaatccactatgaaaaaattgaaattgttcaataggacttagaccactaacatcctattgctacctaccagtagaaacttactgacacgaccacatgcaagctccgagaccacggactccttttttcttggattctccaacaagtacaagcacacctgcttgtatTTCTTTAAGCAtctatggcagcaactgaatgatcatcaagttcttgaacgaatctcctcttgataatcctaagcttgtgtagaGGAAAGCttctcacagatctcacaagagatttacacaaacagcaataggagcaacactaaaacgtggctagggtttgccttatatacctagggcaaaaatacaaaaccctaaacgttttaaatgaactagggctgagttggaattctacaAAAAATGCATTCTGCCCAAATTTCGATTGATTGAGCCTAAATTTCGATCGATAGAACCAAACCGAATTGCACTTTTAATTCTGCAtcaacttaaatccaactttacataaatgacacaactttgagcaagtctaaacacgactaaacttcttgttttgatcatgatttaccaacaatacacattagagttctaaatacataagatcctaagtctttagaaccttacatgcccaaaaaaaatcaaataacagAGGTAGAAACAAAGTgggaaatgaagaaaataaggCGTGAAGGAAGAAGATGTTGGAAAAATAGCATGGAGTGAATAAGATTGATATTTtctatgttcacttgaaaatgttattaaaagtggtaaaaatccTGAGTCCCACATaggaaaggaaataaataatatatgagtttatatgctCATGAGTTGGACATTAGGATGGGCTTTTGGCATATGTGGATTGGGCCTActtgtccaaataataatattttattattttaatttttgagtcagtTAGTATGTGCACAACAGTTATTACTGAAACAAAATGCCTGTTCAATAAcgtataatttttcataatctctcattcataaaaactaccttttcaaaaaaactctaaaagtGAGAATATTTTTGTACATTTCATTTTGTGTCTGTTGATACTCATTTTGGAAGAGTCCAATAGCAGGAAGAAGCCTAACAATATGGGCATAAAAGAGTTGgtaaattaagagaaaaaaccACTAAGTCCGAATGGCAGGAATGGTGGATCAAAGGCCCATAAAATGATAAATGAGCCTCGAATGAAGCAATCAGGCCTAAAAGAGTTCAGAGAAAGAAATAGTGAACCCATGGGCAGTATGAAAGCAAGAATGGGTTGAGGCATGCCCAAAGTGGTGAAGTAAgtaagtaaggggttgatggaaaacccatgaaccccaaagatAAAGGACATGGTAATTGGGCTAGAAAAGCCCAAAAGAGTTAGCAAAAACCCATGGGAATGCAAAGTTGGAATGGGCCAAGAATGCCTAAGGAAAGAAAGTGAGTCAAGGATGCCCAAGGAAGaagaaatgggccaaggaagtcCGTAAGCAATGGAATGGGTTGAGGAAACTCAAGTAGCATGAATGTAGACCCAATGACAATGCTGGGTCGCTGTAGTCAAGTGAAAGAAAAGCACGTAGCAAGCCCAAAAGAGGCCTAGCAAGCACGGGTCAAGTAACACCACAACAGGAATTATAGAGTGGCATGGCAGGAATGGTAGCAGGTTTATAGAAGGAGCAAAAAGTGGGCTAAAGAGAGAAAAGCCCACAATCAAGCAAGGCCCAACCCTTGAAAGGAACAAGCCATAAAGAATGGAAGATCAGAAGACAGTTCACGCCACAAGAGGTTAAGAATGAGGGGCAAACTGCACAAATGAGCCTCCAGACCATGGCAAATGCATGAGCAGTAGAAAAGCTTTGGACATGCACAGAAGTAGAAAACGCGCAATGCCCAGGCACTACCAGCCTATACCTAGCTAATACAAGagtggtgggtcatgggtcagaggtaagtaAGGATATGGTCTGGTAGTGGGGAGAAAGGGGGAGCCTATTATGGGGTTCCTATTCAAATTATTTTGGGTGAGTTGTCctactgggatgacataccacccaaaagaaggAAGGATGAGTTGAAACCACTAAGTGCATGCCATTAGGGATAATAAGAGAAAATGCCCataggcatgcaccaataggctaacctcttctctccctctaaaagaCTAACCTCTATTAAGGATTAAGGATTTTTCTGGGCATAAGTCATTTAGGTCCGTTCTCTCAAAATGGGTAATTTCTACAGCAGGATCTTCCTAAGAGGTTATTCACATTAAGGAAGTGGTTCCCTCCTTGGTCTTAGTCCCGTAGCACAACTGGACATGACATATTAGCCATTCCTTCTTTGCTTTTATTGATTCAATACcagtgttatttatctttcgcCTTTGCCATTTCATTTATAATGTATTTCTTGGTGTTGTGATGTCCTCTGTCcttgttttgattaagaatcCTTTACTTATTCTGTCTAACAACAAGTATATTTCTTTATTGTCATCACATTGTATTTGCCAGCTATAACTCTTTCGTAATAGTCTCATCTACCATGGGCATGTAACCAAAGTTTCAACAAAGGGGCtttagtttgtgcacaagccgaTTCAAGTTGAGTTGCAATTAGATCAGTCCTGACTCCCTTACCCAGAACCTTTAGGTTGTAGTGTAGCAGGAGACAGTCCAGCCCACAATCTCAAAAAGGTCCACCACagtgtcaaagagagagaaagagacattgaGTAGTTCACAGAGCACGGCCTTGAGTGTTTCGTTTCCGTACTAGAGATCATTTTATCTTAGGAGGTAGACATCTGTGAGTCTCAAAGCACCATAGTGATTATGTGAGGGGTGAAATTTGCTTTAAGGAGATTGTGTCAAATACCAGACTTGATCTGAATCATTCATCCTTTAGCATTTGGtctgtcaatttttttaattatttgcaaatttctttttatatatacagtATCTATTTATTGTGTTTGTCTATCACATCTATTTGTGTTATTACTTATATTTAAATCTATATgttgtttattttactttatcataaaagtaaattgttgaaatatatccaactaccttaaagcagatttcgtttatattttaatttacccTTGTGATTTACGATGAAAGGAATTATGTGTTGGTTGAAATATGTTAATCTgcaattgtttatatattaggaaaaacttgaaaaactaGGTTTGGAATATGTGGGTTTATCGTTTAtcgcaaatatatatatatatatatatatattttgaaagacgcaaatatctatttttaaattgtaaagtTAATCTGTGATATTTAGTTCTCTGATAACATTGGTCTTCGTGATTGACAATTGAACCTTTTATATACTGATTTGTTAGTATAGTGTtccttcaaccaaaaaaaaaaagaaaaaaagatttgtcAGTATAGTGTCTATAGACTATTCAAGAACTTGCTTTCTTgcctaaattatattataataggCTAATTGGTCTTACTTGAATCATTGTTTGGCCGGGGTTTGTTGTCATTTGCTCAGTCATTGTACGAATTGTGCCTGCAATTCggtattttaaatattagttggatataatattatatatgctTATGACCTTATAGTGATTCACGTGGCTCTATAATCTCTTTTTCTGTgttggctattttttttttttttaaaagaaaaaataatagtagATTTTATTCATTCAATATCATAGTATACaatgagaaaagagaaataagGGTCAAAACAATGTTCTTCTCATTCTCttttgcaagttgcaactcTACTAATAGCTAAAGTAACACAATTacatcttaaaataaattaaatatatatatagctgtACTAACAAATTGTTCGCAAATCAACTTAATATCCTTCAAGATCTAACCAACGACTTCCAAAGAATACACTCTAATCTTGATTGCATTGACCTCCATGAACTCTGTAGTATAGGTAGCAGTACGAGAACATAGACTTCTAAGATCAATTCATTTAACTTCTAAAAAACCTAAACATGCATGACCGGCCTGAAAGAATTCCAATAAGGAGCATGAAGCCAAACGACTTGTGCAAAGGAACAATCTTGCAACAGGTGTATACATGATTCAGTTGGATTAGAGGTTGAAGCCATGTTGTCCTTGGAAGCATCATCAAtggttgtcaaaaaaaaaattccaattttttttttaatggatttgaaAGGCTGAGAATTTTCATTGAAGAGAAGGGGGAGATTGATTACCAACCCCAGTTAGAGGAAAGAAAGAATGGGTATAAGGTGGATCAATGGCTTGTTTTTTCTGATGTGGATGCAGTTCTGCAGAGTGATTGGGATCATGATTTTCAAAATGCCATTTGGAGCTCAACACCTTCAGACTGGGAGACTGATTTGAAGGTTTAGGTGAAACTTTAGTTGCAGCTTTGTTATTAGAACTCCTAAGGATGCGTTTCCAAGACCAAAGAGATCATTTTTTCTGATCCGAGAAATCTTCACCTTCATTGGGTAGAAAATCCAGCTCCATATCCCCATTTGAACTTTCCTCGTTTGAATTTGAATCATCAACTATCTTATCCTTTACCCTCATCAGCTATTGATTACTATGCAAAGACTTGCCACTCTCCATCTTCTCAAGACCTGGAAGAGTTGTGTTGTAAATGTATCCCTCAAAACATGGAGCAAGTTTATCCAATATTTGTTGCCCAACATCATTG is part of the Quercus robur chromosome 9, dhQueRobu3.1, whole genome shotgun sequence genome and harbors:
- the LOC126698772 gene encoding ribonuclease 2 codes for the protein MACSSLSVSVQFKAILLFVCSIHLVVSVSASAIEQTQTQTQREFDYFALALQWPGTYCQRTRYCCSSNACCRRPNAPTEFTIHGLWPDYNDGSWPACCTRSNFDEKLISTLHDDLEKYWPSLSCGSPSTCHGGKGSFWAHEWEKHGTCSFPVIRDEYNYFLTGLSVYFKHNVTQILENAGYVPSNTEKYPLGGIVSAIENAFRATPLLVCSKGSVEELHLCFYKDFKPRDCVVGSRSLNDMVSSKRSCPLYVSLPAYVSLGLDGVKTTLSLDA